From the Cryptomeria japonica chromosome 2, Sugi_1.0, whole genome shotgun sequence genome, one window contains:
- the LOC131071393 gene encoding protein NUCLEAR FUSION DEFECTIVE 4, with product MGSEFLSNRWIVLVACIWIECCAGASYSFSLYSQTIKTRFSYTQQQLDIISVLKDTGECIGIISGLLYDRFPPWLVLLVGAAQNSVGYMVIWLYVTGRLATPALWEMCVFICVAINGQTYYNTASIVTCVNNFPGNRGIVVGLMKGCLGLSSAILSTAWRLVFPESDGSSFLLVAAIVPSVVALVLTPIVRKHDPVEFKYGSSATTVRLGMVSAPVVVLALFLMGFSLWGRHSFQASDSITVYSL from the coding sequence ATGGGGAGCGAATTTCTGAGCAACAGATGGATTGTTTTGGTAGCCTGCATATGGATAGAATGTTGTGCAGGGGCGTCATACAGTTTTAGCCTTTATTCCCAGACCATTAAGACCCGATTTAGTTACACCCAACAGCAGCTCGACATAATTTCAGTCTTAAAAGACACAGGGGAATGTATAGGCATTATCTCAGGCCTGCTTTATGACCGCTTTCCTCCATGGCTTGTCCTGCTCGTGGGAGCAGCACAGAATTCGGTAGGCTATATGGTCATATGGCTCTATGTGACCGGCCGCCTAGCGACTCCTGCTTTGTGGGAGATGTGTGTGTTCATCTGTGTGGCCATCAATGGCCAGACGTACTATAACACAGCTTCTATTGTGACCTGCGTCAATAATTTTCCTGGAAACAGAGGAATTGTGGTGGGTTTGATGAAGGGATGCCTTGGTCTTAGCAGTGCCATTCTGTCTACTGCTTGGCGCCTTGTTTTTCCTGAGTCAGATGGGTCTTCTTTCTTGTTAGTGGCCGCCATTGTTCCTTCTGTGGTGGCCCTTGTGCTCACACCAATTGTGAGGAAACATGACCCAGTTGAGTTTAAATATGGTTCTTCTGCTACTACGGTGAGATTGGGTATGGTGTCTGCTCCAGTGGTGGTTTTGGCTCTGTTCTTGATGGGTTTTAGTCTTTGGGGTCGACACTCTTTCCAGGCGAGTGATTCTATTACTGTATATAGTTTATGA